CAGTTAGCAACAAGACAGACATATTGCACTTAGATTTCAAGGAAAAATATGACTATACCACACTGTAAATCATGAACATTGATACTGTAATAACTGTTTACTCCACACTGTAAATAGACAGAACAAATTTTCTTTTTTGCCACAACTTGAATCTGCTCTGCAACTTATGAACTTCTAGGTGTTCTACAGATTATCAAGAGTGGTGAAACAGTTTTAATTTACAAACATAGTTACTCCTACTACTTATCTGTGGTTGCCCAGATCATAAGTGCATCATAGTTACTCCTACTACTTATCTGAGCCTAATACAAAAAGATAAGAGCAGTTTTAACATGGTCCATCACAGGAAACAGAGCAGAAGAAGTACTGGTGCAGGAGCGAGTGCAAGGTTCAGAAAATCCATCACAGGAGCAAGAAGAACAACAACAGTTTTACTAGCTTGCATGAACAAGTGGAGCAAATTGCTCAGAGGTACATCCGTGGCGATCGTACATGGACGAACTAATACATCAGCCAGTGAGTATCCTCGTATACACTTTGAAAGCAATTTCAACATCGGACTTAGTAGACACTTGCAGGCGAGAAGAAGTTGCTGTGCCCTCCAGCGTGAAGATTGGCCGCGGCATTGCACCTCTTCTCCTTCTCCAGCGCCTCTTCGGCCTTCCACGCTGCTTCAAATGGATCATGGAAGAtgatcggcggcggcggcttgtAAGTCCCCACGTCTTGGGCAATGGATGACTTGTCGTTCGTCGACTTTTCTGCTTCTTCATCGAGGAAGGTCCTAAGGAACTCCAGCTCGTCAGCTTCGAGCGGGACGATTTCTTCTGCAGCATCAGCGAAAAGCCCCTCTGGTTCCAAGTAGAAGTTCTGTTCGATGCTGTTAGTAGCTCCGACCGGGAGATTTTCCTCCGCTTGTGACCCGAGAAGCTCATCGATTGTGCAACAGAACCGGGCCATGTCGTCGTCAGCTTCACGTACGTATTCATCCGGCAAGAAAACCGGTGCTGCAGCGGTGAACGACGATGTGGCAGGTGCCGGGACCGGGACGGCACCGCGCATCCTCTTCTTGGGGCGCGCCGGTTGAGGCTCGGCGGCGGCAGCGGTCGCTGGCCTCTTCTGCGCGTGCGTGCTCTGGGTCACGGCCTCCGGTTGCGGTTGTTGAAGCTTGTACGCCTCCGATTCCTGTCGGGCCGCGTCAGGGGCATGCTGAGCCAAGTGCATCTTGCAGAAGACCTTCACCCCGTCGCTGACGGTGGCCTCCGGCAGCAGGCACCGGTACTCCTCCATGACCCAGCCGgtggacttgcccttcttcttgaaggaCAGGTTCTTGACCTCGCCGACCTTGACTCCCGCGTGGCAAATCTCCGTGGTCTTCTGGATGGTCCAGGTGCCGGTGCCGGCGCCGCGCACGCTCTGGTGCTTGCTCCCGTTCTTGCTCTTGCACGTGGTGAAGAAGAACCGGTCGCCGCTGCTCACGGCCTGCGGCACGGGCGCGTACCGGGCGGCCAGATCCTTGGGCTCGCAGCCGGAGATGTTGGCGCGGTGGATGAGCTTGTCGACGCCGTGCAGCGTCTCGCCGGAGAGGAGGCGTGGTAGGTAGTAGGTGACGGCGTCCACTTCCGTAGGGCTCAGCCGGTAGTGGTGGAAGACGTCGTCGACGTCGAGCCCCTCCATCCCGGTCGGCGGCTGCCCGATCTACTGCTAGGGTTCTAGCTAGGAAAGGGTGCTGTCGATCGAGGGCGGG
This portion of the Triticum dicoccoides isolate Atlit2015 ecotype Zavitan chromosome 7A, WEW_v2.0, whole genome shotgun sequence genome encodes:
- the LOC119333361 gene encoding uncharacterized protein LOC119333361, translating into MEGLDVDDVFHHYRLSPTEVDAVTYYLPRLLSGETLHGVDKLIHRANISGCEPKDLAARYAPVPQAVSSGDRFFFTTCKSKNGSKHQSVRGAGTGTWTIQKTTEICHAGVKVGEVKNLSFKKKGKSTGWVMEEYRCLLPEATVSDGVKVFCKMHLAQHAPDAARQESEAYKLQQPQPEAVTQSTHAQKRPATAAAAEPQPARPKKRMRGAVPVPAPATSSFTAAAPVFLPDEYVREADDDMARFCCTIDELLGSQAEENLPVGATNSIEQNFYLEPEGLFADAAEEIVPLEADELEFLRTFLDEEAEKSTNDKSSIAQDVGTYKPPPPIIFHDPFEAAWKAEEALEKEKRCNAAANLHAGGHSNFFSPASVY